The DNA segment CTGTTGAGCTACGATCCCGATTTTTTTTCTGAGATTGCCCAAATCCAATTCTCTGATATCGATATCGTCTATGAGAATCCGCCCCTCTTGCGGATCGATCAATCTCGGAATCAGATCGACTAACGTGGATTTTCCGGCTCCCGACGTTCCGACTAACGCGATCGTTTCTCCTTTTGGAATGTAGAGATTGATTTCCCGAATTGCGGGATTTTTGGCGCCTGGATACGAAAAGGTCACGTTGTTGAGCCGGATTCCCTTCTCCAATTTTTTCAGAAATTTAGGATGAACCGGATTTTTGACGTCCGTTTCCTGATCCAACAATTCGAATACCCTTTCCCCGGCGGAGATTGCACTCTGAACGGAATTAGACAACATGCTCATCTGTTTAAACGGTCTCATCAGAAAGATCAAGGTTAAGAAAAATGCCATAAACATTCCCCGTGAAAACGTTCCGTCTTCCATCAGATAAGCGCCAAAACTCAGAAAGATAACCGCGACGATCGAGCTGAATAATTCCGTAAGAGAAGGTCCGATCTGATGATAAAAATGTCCTTTGAAGGTTTTATCGGAAAGGTCTTGGTTTAAATCCCAGAATCGTTTTGCTTCCACCGTTTCCATAGAAAACGCGCGGATCACGCGAATCCCCGAGATCACTTCCTGAAGATGTCCGTTTAACGAAGACAGACGTTCTTGCTGGTTGCGGGTCGCACGCCGAATTTTATCCGCGAATGCTGAGACTGGACCCATCACGAGCGGAACGATGATAAACACTGCTAAGAACATTTTCCAACTGAGATACAAAAGAATGAGCAAATGGGTGATAATATAAAAAAAGTCTGTGATCGCGTCCTTCAGATCCGAGCTGATCAATTTACCAAGAACTTCCACGTCGTTGATGATTCTACTCATCAAGATCCCCGTTTTTTCCTGAACAAAATGATTTAAGGGAAGAGTCTGGGCTTTTGCATAGAGCTCCACCCTGAGATCTCGAATCGCGAGATAACCTGCCGAGTTGATACAATAGACCGCCGCGGCGAGAAAGATCAATTTGAGGAGATAAATCGGAAATACGATAAAACAAAACAATAAAACGAGCGCGTCATGGCTCATTGTTTTGAGAGAGGAATTGAGTTGAACCTTCCACTGAGCGAGTTGCAGTTCGATCGATTCGATGCTGGTAAGCGATTCTTTTTCTTCGAATCGTTGAATCAAGGCCTTGTCTTTTTTTGTCAGAGAAATTTCGAAATTCGTTTTTTCCCCGGTGCCTAAAGAATCAAAGATCGGAATCAAAGAGGTAAGAGAGGCTCCGTTGAGAACAGACACGAGAAAAGAAAGTACGATCCCGGAAATCAGTCTATATTTGTACTTGAAGGAATACTTTAGGAGCCGTTTATAGATGTTCATTGGACAGGTGTAGTCTTTTGAATACTTCTCTACCCTTTTTTGCAGGAATCCTTGTTTTGTCCCTTCTTTTTTCCGGTTGTTCGCCGCAGGAAGAGGATCCGGAAGAACTGATTCTATCCATTCCTTCGGATCCGATCAGTCTGGATCCTTTGTTTTCTACAGATTTGTCCTCCCGTACTCTCGGAAAATTTTTATATCCGTTTTTATTTCAAAAAACTCCGGACGGAAAACAGAGTTATCAACTCGTGGAGACGTATGAACTGAAAGGTTTCGGAGAAATCCGATCTCTTCGACTTAAAA comes from the Leptospira sp. WS92.C1 genome and includes:
- a CDS encoding ABC transporter ATP-binding protein codes for the protein MNIYKRLLKYSFKYKYRLISGIVLSFLVSVLNGASLTSLIPIFDSLGTGEKTNFEISLTKKDKALIQRFEEKESLTSIESIELQLAQWKVQLNSSLKTMSHDALVLLFCFIVFPIYLLKLIFLAAAVYCINSAGYLAIRDLRVELYAKAQTLPLNHFVQEKTGILMSRIINDVEVLGKLISSDLKDAITDFFYIITHLLILLYLSWKMFLAVFIIVPLVMGPVSAFADKIRRATRNQQERLSSLNGHLQEVISGIRVIRAFSMETVEAKRFWDLNQDLSDKTFKGHFYHQIGPSLTELFSSIVAVIFLSFGAYLMEDGTFSRGMFMAFFLTLIFLMRPFKQMSMLSNSVQSAISAGERVFELLDQETDVKNPVHPKFLKKLEKGIRLNNVTFSYPGAKNPAIREINLYIPKGETIALVGTSGAGKSTLVDLIPRLIDPQEGRILIDDIDIRELDLGNLRKKIGIVAQQVFLFNGTIRENICYGNQNVTDEQLYAACEQAFAMEFILSFEEGFETVVGERGVMLSGGQRQRIAIARALLLDPEILILDEATSALDTESERLVQEALESLYKNRTVIIIAHRLSTVQIANRIFAMEEGIIVESGTHSELMTLDGKYKKLYDMQFAETAENT